A genomic region of Streptomyces rimosus contains the following coding sequences:
- a CDS encoding SGNH/GDSL hydrolase family protein, with product MNGTTEWQAGWSASVQRPSSGFDKNWAEEGFADQTVRQVVRVTGSGAAARVKLSNRYGTAPLEITGAALARTDRGAAVRAGTTRRLTFAGAETARIPAGGEIWSDAAELPVAPFDHLTVSLYFARPTGPATFHAQAFTTAYRAAGDQLTAADPAVFTETTLSWYFLADVELAGGPARRDTVVTFGDSITDGFSSTTDTDRRYPDALAGRLARAGLARPVLNAGIGGNLLLSDAPWFGERAGARFRRDVLDKPGVRTVIVLVGLNDIGFSEVDPAAYPTYRPNPDRSAEALIAGYRDLITQAHATGVRVVGGTILPFEGAEYHTPTSEAKRQKINAWIRDSGAFDAVADFATALADPSNPYALLPTYDSGDRKHPNDAGYRAMAGAVDLGAL from the coding sequence ATGAACGGCACCACTGAGTGGCAGGCCGGCTGGAGCGCCTCCGTCCAGCGCCCCAGCAGCGGCTTCGACAAGAATTGGGCCGAGGAGGGGTTCGCCGACCAGACGGTGCGTCAGGTCGTCCGGGTCACCGGCTCCGGTGCCGCGGCCCGCGTGAAGCTCTCCAACCGCTACGGCACGGCTCCCCTGGAGATCACCGGCGCCGCCCTCGCCCGTACGGACCGGGGCGCGGCCGTCCGGGCGGGAACCACCCGCCGCCTGACCTTCGCGGGCGCCGAAACCGCCCGCATCCCAGCAGGCGGCGAGATCTGGAGCGACGCGGCCGAGCTGCCCGTGGCCCCCTTCGACCACCTGACGGTGAGCCTGTACTTCGCGCGGCCGACCGGCCCCGCGACCTTCCACGCCCAGGCGTTCACCACCGCCTACCGCGCCGCGGGCGACCAGCTGACCGCCGCCGACCCGGCGGTCTTCACCGAGACCACACTCTCCTGGTACTTCCTCGCCGACGTGGAACTGGCCGGCGGCCCGGCCCGCCGGGACACCGTGGTGACGTTCGGCGACTCGATCACCGACGGCTTCTCCTCCACCACCGACACCGACCGCCGCTACCCGGACGCGCTCGCCGGACGACTGGCACGAGCGGGCCTGGCACGCCCGGTCCTCAACGCCGGAATCGGCGGCAATCTGCTGCTCAGCGACGCGCCCTGGTTCGGCGAACGGGCCGGCGCGCGCTTCCGGCGGGACGTCCTCGACAAGCCCGGGGTACGCACCGTCATCGTGCTCGTCGGCCTCAACGACATCGGCTTCAGCGAGGTGGACCCGGCCGCGTACCCGACGTACCGCCCGAACCCGGACCGGTCCGCCGAAGCACTCATCGCCGGCTACCGCGACCTGATCACCCAGGCCCACGCGACCGGAGTCCGGGTCGTCGGCGGCACGATCCTGCCCTTCGAGGGCGCCGAGTACCACACCCCCACCTCGGAGGCCAAGCGCCAGAAGATCAACGCGTGGATACGCGACTCCGGCGCCTTCGACGCGGTGGCCGACTTCGCCACGGCCCTCGCCGACCCGTCGAACCCGTACGCCTTGCTGCCCACGTACGACAGCGGCGATCGCAAGCATCCGAATGACGCGGGGTACCGGGCGATGGCGGGGGCGGTGGATCTGGGGGCGCTGTGA
- a CDS encoding ASCH domain-containing protein, which yields MPSQEPLPTFEFAFPGPLRDRLVAAVLSGAKTTTTGLLADYEHAGDPLPRAGERYQVPASDGRPVAVIEVTEVRVLRLADVDLRHAVDEGEGHETLADWRADHETFWHSPEMREALGDPEFRVDDDTRVVTERFRVVERL from the coding sequence ATGCCTTCCCAAGAGCCCCTGCCGACCTTCGAGTTCGCCTTCCCCGGCCCCCTGCGGGACCGCCTCGTGGCCGCCGTCCTCTCCGGCGCCAAAACCACCACCACGGGCCTGCTGGCCGACTACGAACACGCGGGCGACCCCCTCCCGCGGGCAGGTGAGCGCTACCAGGTCCCCGCCTCCGACGGCCGCCCCGTGGCCGTCATCGAGGTGACGGAAGTACGAGTGCTACGCCTGGCCGACGTGGACCTGCGACACGCCGTGGACGAGGGCGAGGGCCACGAGACACTGGCCGACTGGCGGGCCGACCACGAAACCTTCTGGCACAGCCCGGAAATGCGCGAGGCCCTGGGCGACCCGGAATTCAGGGTCGATGACGACACGCGGGTCGTGACGGAACGGTTCCGGGTCGTCGAGCGCTTGTAG
- a CDS encoding DoxX family protein, which produces MAAADRTTDRSAGRSADRSALTMARMLGGMGALHFLAPKPFDAIVPRALPGSPRTWTYASGAAELAVAAAVALPRTRRAGALAAAGLFAAVFPANIKMARDWRHRPAPLRAIAYGRLPLQLPMVAWALHTARTARPAPATPRP; this is translated from the coding sequence GTGGCAGCCGCCGACCGCACCACCGACCGTTCCGCCGGCCGTTCGGCGGACCGTTCCGCCCTGACGATGGCCCGGATGCTCGGCGGCATGGGAGCGCTCCACTTCCTCGCCCCCAAGCCGTTCGACGCGATCGTGCCGCGCGCGCTGCCCGGCTCCCCGCGCACCTGGACGTACGCCAGCGGCGCCGCGGAACTGGCGGTCGCCGCCGCGGTGGCCCTGCCGCGCACCCGCCGCGCCGGCGCGCTGGCCGCCGCCGGCCTGTTCGCCGCCGTCTTCCCCGCCAACATCAAGATGGCCCGCGACTGGCGCCACCGCCCCGCGCCCCTCAGGGCCATCGCCTACGGCCGCCTCCCGCTCCAACTCCCCATGGTGGCCTGGGCCCTCCACACGGCCCGCACCGCCCGCCCGGCCCCCGCCACACCCCGCCCCTGA
- a CDS encoding ABC transporter ATP-binding protein, producing the protein MRPDVPEWTPPPRDPAQPAQVRRILALFRPYRGRLATVGLLVAASSLVSVASPFLLRAVLDVAIPERRTGLLTLLAAGMITTAVLTSVFGVLQTLISTTVGQRVMHDLRTAVYAKLQRMPLAFFTRTRTGEVQSRIANDIGGMQATVTSTATSLVSNLTSVVATIVAMIALDWRLTLVSLLLLPLFVWISRRVGNERKKITTARQKQMAAMSAMVTESLSVSGILLGRTMGRADSLTKNFATESERLVGLEVRANMAGRWRMATIGIVMAAMPALIYWSAGLVLQIGGPQFSLGTLVAFVTLQQGLLRPTVSLLSTGVQMQTSIALFQRIFEYLDLPVTITEPARPVRLAEPRGEIRFEGVTFAYDSPETEPGTTPLPATLRDIDLTAPAGTSLAVVGATGSGKSTLSYLVPRLYDVTAGRVTLDGVDVRDLDFDSLARAVGVVSQETYLFHASVADNLRFAKPDATDEELEAAARAAQIHDHIAALPDGYETLVGERGHRFSGGEKQRLAIARTILRDPPVLVLDEATSALDTRTEHAVQQAIDALSKGRTTITIAHRLSTVRDADQIVVLDAGRIAERGTHGELLAADGRYAALVRRDAHLVPNGDQPLSADLTHG; encoded by the coding sequence ATGCGCCCCGACGTACCCGAGTGGACACCGCCGCCCCGGGACCCGGCCCAGCCGGCCCAGGTGCGGCGCATCCTCGCCCTCTTCCGCCCCTACCGCGGCCGGCTGGCCACGGTGGGCCTGCTGGTGGCCGCCTCCTCGCTGGTCTCGGTCGCCTCCCCGTTCCTGCTCCGCGCCGTCCTGGACGTGGCGATCCCCGAACGCCGCACCGGCCTGCTGACCCTGCTCGCCGCCGGCATGATCACCACCGCCGTGCTGACCAGCGTCTTCGGCGTCCTGCAGACGCTGATCTCGACCACCGTCGGCCAGCGCGTCATGCACGACCTGCGCACCGCCGTCTACGCCAAGCTCCAGCGCATGCCGCTGGCGTTCTTCACCCGCACCCGCACCGGCGAGGTGCAGTCCCGCATCGCCAACGACATCGGCGGCATGCAGGCCACCGTCACCTCCACCGCGACCTCCCTGGTCTCCAACCTCACCTCGGTCGTCGCCACCATCGTCGCCATGATCGCCCTCGACTGGCGGCTGACCCTGGTCTCCCTGCTGCTGCTCCCGCTCTTCGTCTGGATCAGCCGCCGGGTCGGCAACGAACGCAAGAAGATCACCACCGCGCGGCAGAAGCAGATGGCCGCGATGTCCGCCATGGTCACCGAATCGCTGTCGGTCAGCGGCATCCTGCTCGGCCGCACCATGGGCCGCGCCGACTCGCTCACCAAGAACTTCGCCACCGAGTCCGAGCGGCTGGTCGGCCTGGAGGTCCGCGCCAACATGGCCGGACGCTGGCGGATGGCCACCATCGGCATCGTCATGGCCGCCATGCCCGCCCTCATCTACTGGTCGGCCGGACTCGTCCTCCAGATCGGCGGCCCGCAGTTCTCCCTCGGCACCCTCGTCGCCTTCGTCACGCTCCAGCAGGGCCTGCTCCGCCCCACCGTCTCGCTGTTGTCCACCGGCGTGCAGATGCAGACCTCGATCGCGCTCTTCCAGCGCATCTTCGAATACCTCGACCTGCCGGTGACCATCACCGAACCGGCCCGCCCGGTACGCCTGGCCGAACCGCGCGGCGAGATCCGCTTCGAGGGCGTGACGTTCGCATACGACAGCCCCGAGACCGAGCCCGGGACCACGCCCCTTCCGGCGACCCTGCGCGACATCGACCTGACCGCCCCGGCCGGCACCAGCCTCGCCGTCGTCGGCGCGACCGGCAGCGGCAAGAGCACCCTCAGCTACCTGGTGCCGCGCCTGTACGACGTGACGGCGGGCCGCGTCACCCTGGACGGCGTCGACGTACGCGACCTGGACTTCGACTCCCTCGCCCGCGCGGTCGGCGTGGTCTCCCAGGAGACGTACCTCTTCCACGCCTCCGTCGCCGACAACCTCCGCTTCGCCAAGCCGGACGCCACCGACGAAGAACTGGAGGCCGCCGCCCGCGCGGCCCAGATCCACGACCACATCGCGGCCCTGCCGGACGGCTACGAGACCCTCGTGGGCGAGCGCGGCCACCGCTTCTCCGGCGGCGAGAAGCAGCGGCTCGCCATCGCCCGGACGATCCTGCGCGATCCGCCCGTCCTCGTCCTCGACGAGGCCACCAGCGCGCTGGACACCCGTACGGAACACGCGGTGCAGCAGGCGATAGACGCGCTCTCCAAGGGCCGCACGACGATCACCATCGCGCACCGCCTGTCCACCGTCCGCGACGCCGACCAGATCGTCGTCCTCGACGCGGGACGCATCGCCGAACGCGGCACCCACGGCGAACTCCTCGCCGCCGACGGCCGGTACGCGGCCCTGGTACGGCGTGACGCACACCTCGTCCCCAACGGTGATCAGCCCCTGTCCGCCGACCTGACGCATGGGTAA
- a CDS encoding MarR family winged helix-turn-helix transcriptional regulator: MSSPDPAPTEPDLAEQLVRLTRRMHRAQQRHMEDLDIALTPAQTRLLRIVDHYRDQAPRMADLAARLEVVPRAVTTLVDALEAKDAVRRVPDPANRRVVRIELTDTGRSTLRALRGARRDAARDILAPLTAEEREVLGGLLSTLVDGAATRC; this comes from the coding sequence ATGTCCTCCCCCGACCCGGCCCCCACCGAACCCGACCTGGCGGAGCAGCTGGTGCGGCTCACCCGCCGTATGCACCGCGCGCAGCAGCGGCACATGGAAGACCTCGACATCGCCCTGACCCCCGCGCAGACCCGGCTGCTGCGCATCGTGGACCACTACCGCGACCAGGCGCCCCGGATGGCCGACCTGGCCGCGCGCCTGGAGGTCGTGCCACGGGCGGTGACCACGCTGGTGGACGCCCTGGAGGCGAAGGACGCGGTACGCCGGGTGCCCGACCCCGCCAACCGCCGGGTCGTACGGATCGAGCTGACCGACACCGGCCGTTCGACGCTGCGCGCGTTGCGCGGCGCGCGCCGGGACGCCGCACGGGACATCCTGGCACCACTGACCGCCGAAGAGCGGGAGGTGCTCGGCGGCCTGTTGTCCACCCTCGTCGACGGGGCGGCCACCCGCTGCTGA
- a CDS encoding FAD-binding and (Fe-S)-binding domain-containing protein, with the protein MPLLEPKPEALRPAAAEGPYHDRVTDRQASGTPERLRDDLVALLGPDKVLHHVSDLVRYASDASPYRFVPQVVVLAEDIDDVSAVFSYAHGKGRSVVFRAAGTSLNGQAQGEDILVDVRRHWAGVEVLDGGARARIRPGTTVVRANAALARHGRLLGPDPASAIACTLGGVVANNASGMTAGTTRNSYRTLASVTLVLPSGTIVDTGDPAADEELAHAEPELCRGLLALKAEIEADPELVARIRAKYEIKNTNGYRLDAFLDGTTPAEILRGLAVGSEGTLAFIAETVFETLPLNRYTSTALLFFPTLSAAAAAVPLFNEAGAIAVELMDGNTLRASVSVSGVPADWAELPKTTTALLVEFRAPDEAAREAQEEAARKVLAGLELVAPVASVTNEFTRDPAVIAGYWKARKAFVTAVGGSRPSGTTLITEDFAVPPSRLAEACTALLELQDRHGFDAAVAGHAAHGNLHFLLAFDAARPADVERYAAFMDEFCALTVERFDGSLKAEHATGRNIAPFLELEWGPRATELMWRIKRTLDPHGILAPRVLLDRDPKAHLRGLKTIPQVEAIADPCIECGFCEPTCPSQDLTTTPRQRIVLRREMMRQAPASPVTGALLDAYGYDAVDTCAGDSTCKLACPVGIDTGVMMKEFRHRRHSPAEERAAALTARHFKAVERSARLAVAAAAKIGDRIGEGRADRLLKSLTGAARKAVRPDLVPEWLPQIPGAAARKPPATRRVGAAAVYYPACVNRIFGEPDGFDGPSLPEAVVAVSARAGKPVWIPDDVQGTCCATIWHSKGYDEGNAVMANRIVEAAWGWTAGGRLPLVVDASSCTLGIAHEVVPYLTPDNRELHAELTVVDSVVWAAEELLPHLEIHRTVGSAVLHPTCSMRHLGDEAQLRAVAEACATEVVVPDDAGCCAFAGDRGMLHKELTEAATAKEAAEVTSRHFDAHLSANRMCEVGMDHATNGRGYHSVLLALEGATRVGG; encoded by the coding sequence ATGCCCCTGCTGGAACCGAAGCCGGAGGCCCTGCGGCCGGCCGCCGCCGAAGGCCCGTACCACGACCGGGTGACGGACCGGCAGGCGTCCGGCACACCGGAGCGGCTGCGCGACGACCTGGTGGCGCTGCTCGGTCCGGACAAGGTGCTGCACCACGTCTCCGACCTGGTCCGGTACGCCTCCGACGCGAGCCCGTACCGCTTCGTGCCGCAGGTCGTCGTGCTGGCCGAGGACATCGACGACGTCTCCGCGGTCTTCTCCTACGCGCACGGCAAGGGCCGCAGCGTCGTCTTCCGGGCCGCCGGGACCTCGCTCAACGGGCAGGCGCAGGGCGAGGACATCCTCGTGGACGTGCGCCGGCACTGGGCGGGCGTCGAGGTGCTGGACGGCGGCGCCCGCGCCCGTATCCGGCCCGGCACCACGGTCGTACGGGCCAACGCCGCGCTCGCCCGGCACGGCAGGCTGCTCGGCCCGGACCCGGCCAGCGCCATCGCCTGCACGCTGGGCGGCGTGGTGGCCAACAACGCGTCCGGCATGACGGCGGGCACGACCCGCAACTCCTACCGGACGCTGGCCTCGGTCACCCTCGTGCTGCCCTCCGGGACCATCGTGGACACCGGCGACCCGGCCGCGGACGAGGAGCTGGCGCACGCAGAGCCCGAGCTGTGCCGCGGACTGCTGGCGCTGAAGGCGGAGATCGAGGCGGACCCGGAGCTGGTGGCCCGGATCCGCGCCAAGTACGAGATCAAGAACACCAACGGCTACCGCCTGGACGCCTTTCTGGACGGCACCACCCCCGCCGAGATCCTGCGCGGGCTGGCGGTGGGCTCCGAAGGCACCCTCGCCTTCATCGCGGAGACCGTCTTCGAGACGCTGCCGCTGAACCGGTACACCTCCACCGCCCTGCTGTTCTTCCCGACGCTGAGCGCCGCCGCCGCGGCCGTGCCGCTGTTCAACGAGGCGGGCGCGATCGCCGTCGAGCTGATGGACGGCAACACGCTGCGCGCCTCGGTGAGCGTGTCCGGCGTACCGGCCGACTGGGCGGAGCTGCCGAAGACGACCACCGCGCTGCTGGTCGAGTTCCGCGCGCCCGACGAGGCGGCGCGCGAGGCCCAGGAGGAAGCCGCGCGCAAGGTGCTGGCGGGGCTGGAGCTGGTCGCCCCGGTCGCGTCCGTCACCAACGAGTTCACCCGCGACCCCGCGGTCATCGCCGGGTACTGGAAGGCCCGCAAGGCGTTCGTCACCGCGGTCGGTGGCTCCCGCCCGTCCGGCACGACGCTGATCACCGAGGACTTCGCCGTACCGCCGTCCCGGCTCGCCGAAGCCTGCACGGCGCTGCTCGAACTCCAGGACCGGCACGGCTTCGACGCGGCGGTCGCGGGCCACGCCGCCCACGGCAACCTGCACTTCCTGCTCGCCTTCGACGCCGCCCGGCCCGCGGACGTGGAGCGCTACGCCGCCTTCATGGACGAGTTCTGCGCGCTGACCGTCGAGCGCTTCGACGGCTCGCTGAAGGCCGAGCACGCCACCGGCCGCAACATCGCGCCGTTCCTGGAACTGGAGTGGGGCCCGCGCGCCACGGAACTGATGTGGCGGATCAAGCGGACCCTGGACCCGCACGGCATCCTGGCCCCGCGCGTCCTGCTCGACCGCGACCCGAAGGCCCATCTGCGCGGCCTGAAGACCATTCCGCAGGTCGAGGCGATCGCCGACCCGTGCATCGAGTGCGGCTTCTGCGAACCGACCTGCCCCAGCCAGGACCTCACCACGACACCGCGTCAGCGCATCGTGCTGCGCCGCGAGATGATGCGCCAGGCCCCGGCGTCGCCGGTCACCGGTGCCCTGCTGGACGCGTACGGCTACGACGCGGTGGACACCTGCGCGGGCGACTCCACCTGCAAGCTGGCCTGCCCGGTCGGCATCGACACCGGCGTGATGATGAAGGAGTTCCGGCACCGTCGCCACTCCCCCGCCGAGGAACGCGCCGCGGCGCTGACGGCCCGGCACTTCAAGGCGGTGGAACGGTCGGCACGGCTGGCGGTGGCCGCCGCCGCGAAGATCGGCGACCGGATCGGTGAGGGGCGCGCCGACCGGCTGCTGAAGTCCCTGACGGGCGCGGCGCGCAAGGCGGTACGACCCGACCTCGTACCGGAATGGCTGCCGCAGATCCCCGGCGCCGCGGCCCGCAAACCGCCCGCCACCCGGCGGGTGGGAGCCGCCGCGGTCTACTACCCGGCCTGCGTGAACCGCATCTTCGGGGAACCTGACGGCTTCGACGGGCCCTCCCTGCCCGAGGCCGTCGTGGCGGTGTCGGCGCGCGCGGGCAAGCCGGTGTGGATCCCCGACGACGTGCAGGGCACCTGCTGCGCCACCATCTGGCATTCGAAGGGCTACGACGAGGGCAACGCGGTGATGGCCAACCGCATCGTGGAAGCGGCCTGGGGCTGGACCGCGGGCGGGCGGCTGCCGCTGGTCGTGGACGCGTCCTCGTGCACGCTGGGCATCGCCCACGAGGTCGTGCCGTACCTGACCCCGGACAACCGGGAACTGCACGCCGAACTGACCGTCGTGGACTCGGTGGTCTGGGCGGCCGAGGAACTGCTGCCGCACCTGGAGATCCACCGTACGGTCGGCTCCGCCGTGCTCCACCCGACGTGCTCCATGCGCCACCTGGGCGACGAGGCGCAGCTGCGCGCCGTCGCCGAGGCGTGCGCGACGGAAGTGGTCGTCCCCGACGACGCGGGCTGCTGCGCCTTCGCCGGCGACCGCGGCATGCTGCACAAGGAACTCACCGAGGCCGCAACCGCCAAGGAGGCCGCCGAGGTGACGTCCCGCCACTTCGACGCGCACCTGTCCGCGAACCGGATGTGCGAGGTGGGCATGGACCACGCGACGAACGGCCGGGGATACCACTCGGTTCTGCTGGCGCTGGAGGGGGCTACTCGGGTGGGGGGTTGA
- a CDS encoding alpha-amylase has protein sequence MQRRARTLAGVLAVAGLAAATPWTAQAAPPGPKTVTATLFERPFAQVARACTDELGPAGYGYVEVSPATEHIQGGQWWTSYQPVSYRIAGRLGDRAAFAKMVETCHAAGVRVIADAVINHMAAGSGTGTGGTAYTKYGYPGLYGDRDFHTCRKDISDYTDRGDVQNCELVGLADLDTGSDHVRTAIAGYLDDLRSLGVDGFRVDAAKHMAAADLAAVKGRMKDPGFWVQEAVYGDGEAVRPEEYTGTGDVDEFRYGTHLKAAFQSGSLAQLKSVADGKLDGGHARTFVDNWDTERNGSTLTYKDGAAHLLANVFMLASPYGSPNVHSGYAWTDKDAGPPTGTDGWTGLHARREITAMVGFRNAVGSAPLTDWWDNGGDAIAFARDGKGFVALNNGDAALERTFATSLPAGTYCDLLRAAPDACDGHTATVGDDGTARLTVPGKGAVALRVGG, from the coding sequence ATGCAGCGTCGTGCCCGCACCCTCGCCGGCGTCCTGGCCGTCGCCGGCCTCGCCGCCGCCACCCCCTGGACGGCGCAGGCCGCCCCGCCCGGCCCGAAAACCGTTACGGCCACCCTCTTCGAGCGCCCCTTCGCGCAGGTCGCCAGGGCCTGCACGGATGAACTCGGCCCGGCCGGATACGGCTACGTCGAGGTGTCACCCGCCACCGAGCACATCCAGGGCGGCCAGTGGTGGACCTCGTACCAGCCCGTCAGCTACCGGATCGCCGGACGGCTCGGCGACCGCGCGGCCTTCGCGAAGATGGTCGAGACCTGCCACGCGGCCGGTGTACGGGTGATCGCCGACGCCGTGATCAACCACATGGCCGCCGGTTCCGGCACCGGCACGGGCGGCACGGCGTACACCAAGTACGGCTACCCCGGCCTCTACGGCGACCGCGACTTCCACACGTGCCGCAAGGACATATCCGACTACACCGACCGCGGCGACGTGCAGAACTGCGAACTCGTCGGCCTCGCCGACCTCGACACCGGCAGCGACCACGTGCGGACCGCGATCGCCGGATACCTCGACGACCTGCGGTCGCTGGGTGTGGACGGCTTCCGTGTGGACGCCGCCAAGCACATGGCCGCCGCTGACCTGGCGGCCGTCAAGGGCCGGATGAAGGACCCCGGCTTCTGGGTGCAGGAGGCCGTGTACGGCGACGGCGAGGCGGTACGGCCCGAGGAGTACACCGGCACCGGGGACGTCGACGAATTCCGGTACGGGACCCACCTCAAGGCCGCGTTCCAGAGCGGCAGCCTCGCGCAGCTGAAGTCCGTCGCCGACGGAAAGCTGGACGGCGGGCACGCCCGTACATTCGTCGACAACTGGGACACCGAGCGCAACGGCTCGACGCTCACCTACAAGGACGGCGCGGCCCATCTCCTCGCCAATGTCTTCATGCTCGCCTCGCCGTACGGCTCACCGAACGTCCACTCCGGCTACGCGTGGACCGACAAGGACGCCGGCCCGCCCACCGGCACCGACGGCTGGACCGGCCTGCACGCCCGGCGGGAGATCACCGCCATGGTCGGCTTCCGCAACGCGGTGGGCTCCGCGCCGCTCACCGACTGGTGGGACAACGGCGGCGACGCGATCGCCTTCGCACGCGACGGCAAGGGCTTCGTCGCCCTCAACAACGGCGACGCGGCCCTGGAGCGGACGTTCGCCACGTCCCTGCCCGCCGGAACGTACTGCGACCTCCTGCGGGCCGCACCCGACGCGTGCGACGGCCACACGGCCACCGTCGGGGACGACGGGACGGCCCGGCTGACGGTGCCGGGGAAGGGGGCGGTGGCGTTGCGGGTCGGGGGATGA